One window of the Hoplias malabaricus isolate fHopMal1 chromosome Y, fHopMal1.hap1, whole genome shotgun sequence genome contains the following:
- the LOC136679796 gene encoding uncharacterized protein isoform X1 produces the protein MQHVGQEDVCSLSKELRCRLVRNTVTNMASIIRATTSEFMYPSKNDVQAMAKRLVEYYPMLRDNSANCRHSWEQLFKQLMKRLNNIKTPKKRQGPTPQRQRKRRQLDFECSDGDSSESTFNTSGSTASTVILERKRTSTPSSGGNDSIEAEAVDQSGEGIHTEELEGHSNTDSQQSQARHYRTLQELYKRPKPNKEAVSQLLDLEFDARRAFINSDTLRDQDRPANILQAYPCFKELDHVMEELGRILDRQNPQLISHLKTRWESFYRKAQFYGVFKKVLRPPTTLDKMTHCIAMMKALPGMFPSPVAPPKKLGHPSEAIVHVLEPTEDPNTYLQRRPIFSPVLMVCDSNCMLANGSSPVTTFPKDNIDTVYLLLCARRNSARALQNYLQQATNIHEGGVRARHSQLASNGVGWHVLAIGTLTAIRYWDEILRPIVRPYFGAVA, from the exons ATGCAGCATGTTGGCCAAGAAGATGTATGCTCCCTGTCAAAAGAACTTCGTTGCCGATTAGTGAGAAACACAGTGACCAACATGGCGTCAATCATCAGAGCAACAACGTCTGAATTTATGTATCCATCCAAAAATGATGTCCAAGCTATGGCAAAGCGGCTTGTGGAGTATTATCCTATGCTTCGTGACAACTCTGCAAACTGCAGACACAGTTGG GAACAGCTTTTCAAGCAATTAATGAAAAGACTTAACAacataaaaacaccaaaaaagaGGCAGGGACCTACACCACAAAGACAGAGGAAAAGAAGACAGTTGGATTTTGAGTGTTCTGATGGCGACTCAAGTGAATCCACCTTTAATACATCAGGAAGCACTGCGTCAACTGTAATCTTGGAGAGAAAAAGAACCAGCACACCATCATCAGGGGGCAATGATTCTATTGAAG CAGAAGCTGTTGACCAGAGTGGAGAAGGTATTCATACTGAAGAACTGGAAGGCCATTCTAACACTGACAGTCAACAAAGCCAAGCGAGACATTATCGCACCCTGCAAGAATTGTATAAAAGACCAAAACCTAATAAGGAAGCAGTTTCTCAGCTGCTAGACCTTGAGTTTGATGCCCGTCGAGCCTTCATCAACTCTGACACTTTGAGAGACCAGGACAGGCCAGCTAACATACTGCAAGCATACCCCTGTTTCAAAGAATTAGATCAT GTCATGGAAGAACTTGGTCGCATCCTTGACAGACAAAACCCTCAATTAATTTCACATCTGAAGACGCGCTGGGAGAGCTTTTATCGCAAAGCTCAGTTCTATGGggtttttaaaaaggttttgaGGCCACCGACAACACTTGACAAAA TGACCCACTGTATAGCCATGATGAAGGCTCTGCCTGGGATGTTCCCATCACCTGTGGCCCCACCCAAGAAGCTGGGACATCCAAGTGAGGCGATAGTGCATGTTCTTGAG CCCACAGAAGACCCAAACACCTATCTTCAGAGAAGACCTATCTTCAGTCCTGTTTTGATGGTTTGTGATAGCAACTGCATGCTGGCCAATGGTTCTTCACCTGTGACAACATTTCCAAAAGACAACATAGACACAG tgtacctcctcctttgtgcaaggaggaacagtgccagagccctgcaaaattacctccagcaggccactaatatcCATGAGGGTGGTGTGAGGGCCAGGCATTCACAATTGGCCAGTAATGGTGTGGGGTGGCATGTGCTAGCCATAGGTACActgactgccattaggtactgggatgagatcctcagacccattgtgagaccatatTTTGGTGCAGTGGCCTAG
- the LOC136679796 gene encoding uncharacterized protein isoform X2: MQHVGQEDVCSLSKELRCRLVRNTVTNMASIIRATTSEFMYPSKNDVQAMAKRLVEYYPMLRDNSANCRHSWEQLFKQLMKRLNNIKTPKKRQGPTPQRQRKRRQLDFECSDGDSSESTFNTSGSTASTVILERKRTSTPSSGGNDSIEEAVDQSGEGIHTEELEGHSNTDSQQSQARHYRTLQELYKRPKPNKEAVSQLLDLEFDARRAFINSDTLRDQDRPANILQAYPCFKELDHVMEELGRILDRQNPQLISHLKTRWESFYRKAQFYGVFKKVLRPPTTLDKMTHCIAMMKALPGMFPSPVAPPKKLGHPSEAIVHVLEPTEDPNTYLQRRPIFSPVLMVCDSNCMLANGSSPVTTFPKDNIDTVYLLLCARRNSARALQNYLQQATNIHEGGVRARHSQLASNGVGWHVLAIGTLTAIRYWDEILRPIVRPYFGAVA, translated from the exons ATGCAGCATGTTGGCCAAGAAGATGTATGCTCCCTGTCAAAAGAACTTCGTTGCCGATTAGTGAGAAACACAGTGACCAACATGGCGTCAATCATCAGAGCAACAACGTCTGAATTTATGTATCCATCCAAAAATGATGTCCAAGCTATGGCAAAGCGGCTTGTGGAGTATTATCCTATGCTTCGTGACAACTCTGCAAACTGCAGACACAGTTGG GAACAGCTTTTCAAGCAATTAATGAAAAGACTTAACAacataaaaacaccaaaaaagaGGCAGGGACCTACACCACAAAGACAGAGGAAAAGAAGACAGTTGGATTTTGAGTGTTCTGATGGCGACTCAAGTGAATCCACCTTTAATACATCAGGAAGCACTGCGTCAACTGTAATCTTGGAGAGAAAAAGAACCAGCACACCATCATCAGGGGGCAATGATTCTATTGAAG AAGCTGTTGACCAGAGTGGAGAAGGTATTCATACTGAAGAACTGGAAGGCCATTCTAACACTGACAGTCAACAAAGCCAAGCGAGACATTATCGCACCCTGCAAGAATTGTATAAAAGACCAAAACCTAATAAGGAAGCAGTTTCTCAGCTGCTAGACCTTGAGTTTGATGCCCGTCGAGCCTTCATCAACTCTGACACTTTGAGAGACCAGGACAGGCCAGCTAACATACTGCAAGCATACCCCTGTTTCAAAGAATTAGATCAT GTCATGGAAGAACTTGGTCGCATCCTTGACAGACAAAACCCTCAATTAATTTCACATCTGAAGACGCGCTGGGAGAGCTTTTATCGCAAAGCTCAGTTCTATGGggtttttaaaaaggttttgaGGCCACCGACAACACTTGACAAAA TGACCCACTGTATAGCCATGATGAAGGCTCTGCCTGGGATGTTCCCATCACCTGTGGCCCCACCCAAGAAGCTGGGACATCCAAGTGAGGCGATAGTGCATGTTCTTGAG CCCACAGAAGACCCAAACACCTATCTTCAGAGAAGACCTATCTTCAGTCCTGTTTTGATGGTTTGTGATAGCAACTGCATGCTGGCCAATGGTTCTTCACCTGTGACAACATTTCCAAAAGACAACATAGACACAG tgtacctcctcctttgtgcaaggaggaacagtgccagagccctgcaaaattacctccagcaggccactaatatcCATGAGGGTGGTGTGAGGGCCAGGCATTCACAATTGGCCAGTAATGGTGTGGGGTGGCATGTGCTAGCCATAGGTACActgactgccattaggtactgggatgagatcctcagacccattgtgagaccatatTTTGGTGCAGTGGCCTAG
- the LOC136679796 gene encoding uncharacterized protein isoform X3, with protein sequence MQHVGQEDVCSLSKELRCRLVRNTVTNMASIIRATTSEFMYPSKNDVQAMAKRLVEYYPMLRDNSANCRHSWEQLFKQLMKRLNNIKTPKKRQGPTPQRQRKRRQLDFECSDGDSSESTFNTSGSTASTVILERKRTSTPSSGGNDSIEAEAVDQSGEGIHTEELEGHSNTDSQQSQARHYRTLQELYKRPKPNKEAVSQLLDLEFDARRAFINSDTLRDQDRPANILQAYPCFKELDHVMEELGRILDRQNPQLISHLKTRWESFYRKAQFYGVFKKVLRPPTTLDKMTHCIAMMKALPGMFPSPVAPPKKLGHPSEAIVHVLEPTEDPNTYLQRRPIFSPVLMVCDSNCMLANGSSPVTTFPKDNIDTDFLQCTSSFVQGGTVPEPCKITSSRPLISMRVV encoded by the exons ATGCAGCATGTTGGCCAAGAAGATGTATGCTCCCTGTCAAAAGAACTTCGTTGCCGATTAGTGAGAAACACAGTGACCAACATGGCGTCAATCATCAGAGCAACAACGTCTGAATTTATGTATCCATCCAAAAATGATGTCCAAGCTATGGCAAAGCGGCTTGTGGAGTATTATCCTATGCTTCGTGACAACTCTGCAAACTGCAGACACAGTTGG GAACAGCTTTTCAAGCAATTAATGAAAAGACTTAACAacataaaaacaccaaaaaagaGGCAGGGACCTACACCACAAAGACAGAGGAAAAGAAGACAGTTGGATTTTGAGTGTTCTGATGGCGACTCAAGTGAATCCACCTTTAATACATCAGGAAGCACTGCGTCAACTGTAATCTTGGAGAGAAAAAGAACCAGCACACCATCATCAGGGGGCAATGATTCTATTGAAG CAGAAGCTGTTGACCAGAGTGGAGAAGGTATTCATACTGAAGAACTGGAAGGCCATTCTAACACTGACAGTCAACAAAGCCAAGCGAGACATTATCGCACCCTGCAAGAATTGTATAAAAGACCAAAACCTAATAAGGAAGCAGTTTCTCAGCTGCTAGACCTTGAGTTTGATGCCCGTCGAGCCTTCATCAACTCTGACACTTTGAGAGACCAGGACAGGCCAGCTAACATACTGCAAGCATACCCCTGTTTCAAAGAATTAGATCAT GTCATGGAAGAACTTGGTCGCATCCTTGACAGACAAAACCCTCAATTAATTTCACATCTGAAGACGCGCTGGGAGAGCTTTTATCGCAAAGCTCAGTTCTATGGggtttttaaaaaggttttgaGGCCACCGACAACACTTGACAAAA TGACCCACTGTATAGCCATGATGAAGGCTCTGCCTGGGATGTTCCCATCACCTGTGGCCCCACCCAAGAAGCTGGGACATCCAAGTGAGGCGATAGTGCATGTTCTTGAG CCCACAGAAGACCCAAACACCTATCTTCAGAGAAGACCTATCTTCAGTCCTGTTTTGATGGTTTGTGATAGCAACTGCATGCTGGCCAATGGTTCTTCACCTGTGACAACATTTCCAAAAGACAACATAGACACAG attttttgcagtgtacctcctcctttgtgcaaggaggaacagtgccagagccctgcaaaattacctccagcaggccactaatatcCATGAGGGTGGTGTGA